Within the Salvia hispanica cultivar TCC Black 2014 chromosome 4, UniMelb_Shisp_WGS_1.0, whole genome shotgun sequence genome, the region GGCCCAAATCAGTCTAGATAAGGCCCACTACAATTTACAAAGGATGGGGAGGGTGCAAGCACCAGAGCTCGTCTTTAATAAATCCTAGATTTGCTGAAAGAAAATGGAGTTTCAAAGAGTAAAAAAAGGGGAgagatatatttttaaaaaaagttattgtaAGAAGCAATCCCTTTTACACAGCACTACTTGAAACAACATTTCCAAATGAGGAAAGATTTATATGGAACTATACCCCCCAcagtatcatttttcttcataacAGACAATAAAATTGGAAGAGTATCGTCTCACAAATTTCATAACAGTTTACACACCCCATTTCATcataatttaaacaaatctTCTTTTCCTATCACTCTTTCACTTGTCTTCAACAAAGCACAAATTTACAGCACCGCACTCGACGTAGTCAAGTCGCCCGGATCCTGTCCAGCCAGTCCACACTCTTCCGACCTTTCTCCAGCTGTACGTCGATACTCCTCCGAGACTTCTCGTGGTATTCAACGCTTCTTCTAGATCTTTCCATTTGGTCGAAAGTGACTTTCAACTTTGACAGCCTCTCATCGTTGTGGAACTTGTATTCGAACGGCTTTAGTTTCTCATGTCGGTCAGTGCTCTGCCTAGGTTTCTCCCTCCGGTCAGTGCTCTTCCTTGGAGCATCGACACAGTCGGTACTCTTCCGGGAATGTTCAGGTCGGTCAATACTCCTCCTCGACGAGTGCCTTTGGGAGAGAGGTTTTTCTACGTAAGATACAAACTTCTTCAGGTGCTTAATATACTCGGGATATAGCTCCAGATCACAGTGGTTGCCCCCTTTGATCCACAACGGTTCGTACTTCTCTTGACATAGTTCATAGAGCTGTTTTCCGTGAGAGCAGTCGACAACATCGTCAGCAGTTCCCTGCATGACACAGAGAAGCATGTCAACCACACCACATACCTCAGAAGAAGCTAGATTCATGTGCTCCGAACTACTACAAGTTTTTGCCAGCATGCATCAAAATTTTAGCAAGAACAATTAAGGGTGTGACTGACAACAAATACTTGAATGAATCTATGCAAATCGTAATCAGTTTTAGGCTTCTTTGACAAAGTTCAGCAGCACATAGTTGGTTCGgatcaaaattcatatatgGAAATTGTTTTCACACATCGGGTACACACCATTTCCAGCTTATTTTGTGCAGAATCTCATCTACTCCAAAAACCACGAGCAGAAACATGTATAAAGGAAACTGCACAACTGTGTTCACTTACATGTATGACTAGAACAGGGCACTTCACCAAGGTAATTTTGTCGATGTTCTGCAAAAATCAACATATGGTCTTGATTATATTCATACGATTATATCAAAAGCATGACCGAATTAAGAAGATATGTGACCAAGAGACTAACCTTGTAAATGTCAAACCAATATGTGCGCTTCACAGGGTACATAACTCTTAAGCCTGATGAAATAGGACTATGCAAAATAACAGCTTTCAGGCGAGGTAAACGAGCTGCAAGATCTACAGTGGGACCACTACCAACAGACTGGCCATATAGGATAACATCTTCTTGCTTAACCCCATAGCTCTCTTCAAGACACTTGTATGCAGCTTCAATATCAGCATAAGTGTTATGCTCGCTCGGCTGCAACATAGACGGGACACAAAGTTTAATAGGTGACCTCAGGCGATACTCACTTACTATTACTAGAAACAGAATCATGTAAAAGAAGTAACTGGTTATACCTTCCCAGTTGACTGCCCATAGCCTGAGTAGTCATACCTGCAGACATAATGCACAAAAGATGCTAATGAGAAAAAGCTCCTCCTCAAGTAAGTGGCAAATCCATGATAGCATCAAATTAAAAGGACAGCTTGTGTCTAATTATATTCTAAAGCAAAACC harbors:
- the LOC125223196 gene encoding alpha/beta hydrolase domain-containing protein 17B-like codes for the protein MGGVTSSMAAKLAFFPPTPSSYKLVTDQATGLQLLHPFPHRENVDVLRLPTRRGTEIVAVYVRYPMASSTLLYSHGNAADIGQMYELFIELSIHLRVNILGYDYSGYGQSTGKPSEHNTYADIEAAYKCLEESYGVKQEDVILYGQSVGSGPTVDLAARLPRLKAVILHSPISSGLRVMYPVKRTYWFDIYKNIDKITLVKCPVLVIHGTADDVVDCSHGKQLYELCQEKYEPLWIKGGNHCDLELYPEYIKHLKKFVSYVEKPLSQRHSSRRSIDRPEHSRKSTDCVDAPRKSTDRREKPRQSTDRHEKLKPFEYKFHNDERLSKLKVTFDQMERSRRSVEYHEKSRRSIDVQLEKGRKSVDWLDRIRAT